A window from Solanum stenotomum isolate F172 chromosome 7, ASM1918654v1, whole genome shotgun sequence encodes these proteins:
- the LOC125871259 gene encoding threonine dehydratase biosynthetic, chloroplastic, with the protein MEFLCLAPTHSFSTNPKSTKIISIDRISTTGRIMKMYQNMRGSTVRPSALPLKMSRIVTLPDISAPVVSAPAILPKVDSGELVVNKPTGGDPDELFQYLVDILASPVYDVAIESPLELATKLSTRLGVNFYIKREDKQKVFSFKLRGAYNMMSNLSKEELAKGVITASAGNHAQGVALAGQRLNCKSTIVMPETTPQIKVDAVKALGGTVVLHGQTFDEAQTYALELSEKDRLKYIPPFDAPGVIKGQGTIGTEINRQLKDIHAVFVPVGGGGLISGVAAFFKQIAPNTKIIGVEPYGAASMTLSLYEGHRVKLENVDTFADGVAVALVGEYTFAKCQELIDGMVLVGNDGISAAIKDVYDEGRNILETSGAVAIAGAAAYCEFYKIKNENIVAIASGANMDFSKLHKVTELAELGSGKEALLATFMIEQPGSFKTFAKLVGSMNITEVTYRFTSERKEALILYRVDVDEKSDLEEMIKKLNSSTMKTFNFSHNELVAEHIKHLVGGSASISDEIFGEFIFPEKAGSLSTFLEAFSPRWNITLCRYRDQGDISGNVLVGFQVPQSEMDEFKSQADGLGYPYNLDNSNEAFNIVVAE; encoded by the exons ATGGAGTTTCTTTGTTTAGCCCCAACACATAGTTTTTCCACCAATCCCAAATCCacaaaaattatttctattGACCGTATTAGTACCACGGGTCGTATCATgaaaatgtaccaaaacatGCGGGGCTCAACGGTAAGACCATCGGCATTGCCGTTAAAAATGTCACGAATAGTTACTCTTCCGGATATTTCAGCTCCAGTGGTGAGTGCTCCTGCAATCTTGCCAAAAGTCGACTCCGGGGAGTTGGTAGTGAATAAACCAACGGGGGGCGATCCCGATGAATTGTTTCAATATTTGGTTGACATTTTGGCATCGCCAGTGTACGATGTAGCGATTGAGTCCCCATTAGAGCTCGCAACGAAGCTTTCGACTAGGCTTGGAGTTAACTTTTATATCAAAAGAGAGGATAAGCAGAAA gtgttttCATTCAAGCTTAGAGGAGCTTACAACATGATGAGTAACCTCTCAAAGGAGGAATTAGCTAAAGGGGTTATAACAGCATCAGCTGGAAATCATGCACAAGGTGTTGCATTAGCTGGTCAAAGACTTAATTGTAAATCTACAATTGTCATGCCTGAAACCACCCCACAAATCAAG GTTGATGCGGTTAAAGCCCTGGGAGGTACTGTAGTTCTTCATGGTCAAACATTTGATGAAGCTCAAACATATGCACTGGAACTGAGTGAAAAAGACAGGCTCAAATACATCCCACCATTCGATGCTCCAGGAGTCATCAAAGGCCAAG GTACAATTGGAACGGAGATAAACCGTCAACTTAAGGACATTCATGCAGTGTTTGTACCTGTTGGTGGTGGGGGTCTAATATCTGGTGTTGCTGCCTTTTTCAAACAAATTGCcccaaatacaaaaattattgGAGTTGAGCCATATGGTGCAGCTTCAATGACATTGTCATTGTATGAAGGACATAGAGTAAAATTGGAAAATGTTGATACTTTTGCTGATGGTGTAGCTGTTGCACTTGTTGGTGAATACACTTTTGCAAAATGCCAAGAGTTAATTGATGGAATGGTACTTGTTGGAAATGATGGTATTAGTGCTGCAATAAAG gATGTGTATGATGAAGGAAGGAACATATTAGAGACATCAGGTGCAGTTGCCATAGCTGGAGCTGCAGCCTATTGTGAAttctataaaattaaaaatgaaaatattgtaGCAATTGCAAGTGGAGCTAATATGGATTTCAGCAAACTACACAAAGTTACAGAGTTAGCAGAGTTAGGTTCAGGCAAAGAAGCTTTGTTAGCTACTTTTATGATAGAACAACCAGGAAGCTTCAAGACATTTGCTAAACTT GTGGGCTCTATGAATATTACTGAAGTGACATACAGATTCACTTCTGAAAGAAAAGAAGCTCTAATTTTGTACag AGTTGATGTTGATGAAAAATCAGATCTTGAAGAAATGATTAAGAAATTGAATTCATCAACTATGAAGACTTTTaatttctcacataatgaatTGGTTGCAGAACATATAAAACATTTG gTTGGTGGCTCAGCAAGTATCAGTGATGAAATTTTCGGTGAATTTATTTTTCCTGAGAAGGCTGGAAGTTTAAGCACATTCTTAGAAGCTTTCTCCCCTCGTTGGAATATAACTTTATGCCGTTACCGTGATCAG GGAGATATAAGTGGAAATGTGTTAGTGGGATTCCAAGTCCCTCAAAGTGAGATGGATGAGTTCAAAAGTCAAGCTGATGGACTTGGTTATCCATATAACCTTGACAATTCCAATGAGGCTTTTAACATTGTAGTAGCTGagtga
- the LOC125870872 gene encoding uncharacterized protein LOC125870872 isoform X2, which translates to MEIEDGGTLYKSKEKIFHTFSDFMLRITKFDELVEVGSRLLVGFQQGLEVHTSHLGLQNHVNEAKVVVDELACLLKEAEAVVQSINCSLAQVGELNVDNRTNPLETCHDEAEASSVDPLEHEITDIAIMMAVVYSMVKSDYTMQEKIVSSLNLTSPSGELESYSSMWSLRPYIDDEIMHKVWKFVR; encoded by the exons ATGGAAATAGAAGATGGCGGTACCTTGTATAAATCCAAAGAgaagatttttcatactttttcaGATTTTATGCTTAG GATTACAAAGTTTGATGAATTAGTGGAAGTGGGAAGTAGATTACTAGTTGGATTTCAGCAAGGACTTG AAGTACATACAAGCCACCTTGGACTTCAGAATCACGTAAATGAAG CAAAGGTTGTAGTTGATGAGCTTGCATGTCTTTTAAAGGAAGCGGAAGCTGTAGTGCAATCGATAAATTGCAGTTTGGCTCAAGTGGGGGAACTAAATGTTGACAACAGAACAAACCCGTTGGAAACCTGTCATGATGAA GCAGAAGCGTCGTCTGTTGATCCTCTGGAACATGAAATCACTGATATTGCAATAATGATGGCAGTGGTATACTCCATGGTAAAAAGTGACTACACAATGCAG GAAAAGATTGTTTCTTCCCTTAACCTCACTTCACCTTCTGGAGAACTGGAGAGCTACTCCAGCATGTGGTCATTGCGCCCCTACATAGACGATGAAATCATGCACAAAGTTTGGAAGTTTGTGCGTTAA
- the LOC125870872 gene encoding uncharacterized protein LOC125870872 isoform X1 gives MEIEDGGTLYKSKEKIFHTFSDFMLRITKFDELVEVGSRLLVGFQQGLEYLRRQPIEKNSELVERIIRDNESKRLSSYIEAGCLNAHDSVHNMSKLHTSHLGLQNHVNEAKVVVDELACLLKEAEAVVQSINCSLAQVGELNVDNRTNPLETCHDEAEASSVDPLEHEITDIAIMMAVVYSMVKSDYTMQEKIVSSLNLTSPSGELESYSSMWSLRPYIDDEIMHKVWKFVR, from the exons ATGGAAATAGAAGATGGCGGTACCTTGTATAAATCCAAAGAgaagatttttcatactttttcaGATTTTATGCTTAG GATTACAAAGTTTGATGAATTAGTGGAAGTGGGAAGTAGATTACTAGTTGGATTTCAGCAAGGACTTG AGTATCTTCGGCGTCAACCAATTGAAAAGAATTCTGAATTGGTCGAGCGTATCATTAGAGATAATGAAAGCAAGAGGCTTTCCTCCTATATAGAAGCTGGATGTTTGAATGCTCATGATTCTGTACACAATATGTCCAAGT TACATACAAGCCACCTTGGACTTCAGAATCACGTAAATGAAG CAAAGGTTGTAGTTGATGAGCTTGCATGTCTTTTAAAGGAAGCGGAAGCTGTAGTGCAATCGATAAATTGCAGTTTGGCTCAAGTGGGGGAACTAAATGTTGACAACAGAACAAACCCGTTGGAAACCTGTCATGATGAA GCAGAAGCGTCGTCTGTTGATCCTCTGGAACATGAAATCACTGATATTGCAATAATGATGGCAGTGGTATACTCCATGGTAAAAAGTGACTACACAATGCAG GAAAAGATTGTTTCTTCCCTTAACCTCACTTCACCTTCTGGAGAACTGGAGAGCTACTCCAGCATGTGGTCATTGCGCCCCTACATAGACGATGAAATCATGCACAAAGTTTGGAAGTTTGTGCGTTAA